One stretch of Ananas comosus cultivar F153 linkage group 6, ASM154086v1, whole genome shotgun sequence DNA includes these proteins:
- the LOC109711211 gene encoding oxysterol-binding protein-related protein 4C-like isoform X2, translating into MVEEEEEAAAAVAAATDEGLTAVLTPPLALDGDRPPNVVQRVFSLFRNVRPGSDLTHFQLPPLFNMPKSQLQLYGEGVYCIGEDYLSKCAKAKSSLERFTSVVAWSISTTRPAIFGLAPFNPILGETHHVSKGTLNVLLEQVAHHPPVSALHATDQEENIQMVWCHNPVPKFHGTSVEAVIHGKRQLRLLSFGENYEMNSPNLLIRILPTPAAEWAGTVRISCKDSGLEAEMCFHRSHSFLGFGGNSRAVKGKIFHSKSLKTIYEIDGLWDRTVSLKDVHSGKFSVLYDAEEAISKLKAPIVKDRESLLLTESAVVWGEVSQAILNKDWERAFQAKRSIEERERKKQRERKSMGEVWIPKHFSLSHTKEGQWECWPLKQAVPPAPIVVPPQDKRI; encoded by the exons ATG gttgaggaggaggaggaggcggcggcagctgtGGCGGCGGCGACAGACGAGGGGCTGACAGCAGTGCTGACGCCGCCGCTGGCGCTGGACGGCGACCGGCCGCCGAACGTGGTTCAGCGCGTGTTCAGCCTCTTCCGGAATGTACGGCCAGGATCTGATCTCACCCATTTCCAG CTACCTCCTCTCTTCAACATGCCGAAGTCGCAGCTTCAGCTGTATGGTGAAGGGGTTTACTGCATTGGGGAGGACTATCTTAGCAAGTGTGCTAAAGCGAAGAGCAGCCTCGAAAGATTTACGTCGGTCGTCGCGTGGAGCATATCGACGACGAGGCCTGCGATCTTCGGCTTAGCTCCGTTCAACCCGATCCTCGGAGAAACTCATCATGTTTCAAAAGGAACCCTCAATGTCCTACTTGAGCAG GTTGCACATCATCCTCCAGTATCTGCTCTCCATGCAACTGATCAAGAAGAGAATATACAGATGGTATGGTGCCACAACCCTGTCCCCAAGTTCCATG GAACTAGTGTTGAAGCAGTTATCCACGGAAAGAGGCAGCTAAGGCTTTTGAGCTTCGGCGAGAACTATGAGATGAATTCACCGAACTTGTTAATAAGAATACTTCCTACACCTGCTGCTGAATGGGCAGGAACTGTCAGAATAAGCTGCAAAGATTCAGGTCTAGAAGCCGAAATGTGCTTCCACAGAAGCCATTCTTTCTTAGGCTTCGGTGGGAATTCGAGGGCCGTAAAGGGAAAGATCTTCCACTCCAAGTCATTAAAGACGATATATGAAATCGACGGCCTATGGGACAG AACTGTTTCATTGAAGGATGTTCACAGCGGAAAATTTTCGGTACTTTATGATGCCGAGGAGGCGATATCAAAACTTAAGGCTCCGATTGTAAAGGACCGAGAG AGCTTATTGCTAACTGAATCAGCAGTGGTGTGGGGTGAAGTGAGCCAAGCCATACTGAACAAGGATTGGGAGAGAGCATTCCAAGCAAAGAGGAGcatagaggagagagaaaggaagaagcagagagagagaaagtctatGGGGGAAGTGTGGATACCAAAGCACTTCTCCTTATCCCACACAAAGGAAGGCCAGTGGGAGTGTTGGCCACTGAAACAAGCAGTCCCACCTGCTCCAATTGTTGTCCCACCACAGGATAAAAGAATTTAG
- the LOC109711807 gene encoding subtilisin-like protease SBT2.6, giving the protein MKMEATEFLCLHLIFLWHLAFGAHDVYIVAIEGEPVVNYNGGIEGFTATAVDPLEEMDITSEAVTSYALHLERKHDELLDSLLEVGTYKKLYSYHHLINGFAVHMSPLQAEALRRAPGVKYVEKDMKVRKLTTHTPQFLGLPTGVWPTGGGFDRAGEDIVIGLVDSGIYPKHPSFSTNHNTESYEPLPRYKGKCEIDPGTRKSFCNGKIIGAQHFAKAAIAAGAFNPAIDFASPLDGDGHGSHTAAIAAGNNGVPVRMHGHEFGKASGMAPRARIAVYKVLYRLFGGYVSDVVAAIDQAVRDGVDVLNLSVGPNSPPTATRTTFLNPFDAALLSAVKAGVFVVQAAGNGGPFPKTLVSFSPWIMTVAAAVDDRRYKNHLTLGNGQILPGLGLSPATHGNKSFNLVSASDVLLGSSVVKYNPLDCQKPELLNKKLVEGNILLCGYSFNFISGTASISKVSDTAKSLGAAGFIVAVENNYPGTKFDPVPVSVPGILITDVSKTKELIDYYNCSTKRDWAGRPVRFEATGSIANGLAPTLYNSAPQVALFSSRGPGVKDFSFQDADVLKPDILAPGNLIWAAWAPNGTDEANYVGEGFAMISGTSMAAPHIAGIAALIKQKNPKWSPAAIKSALMTTATMLDKGGRPIRAQQYAGEEIMTLVRATPFDYGSGAVNPKAALEPGLILDAAHEDYISFLCSIPGIDHHEISNITGSSCNTTKTHPSDLNTPSITISHLEGTQTVKRMLTNVADEIETYTITTRMPPEIALEVSPQAMTVLSGASRELTVTLTVRSVTGTYSFGEILMKGDRGHQVRIPVVAMGFNR; this is encoded by the exons ATGAAGATGGAGGCGACAGAGTTCTTGTGTTTACATCTTATTTTCCTGTGGCACCTAGCTTTTGGAGCCCATGATGTTTATATTGTAGCTATTGAAGGAGAGCCTGTTGTGAACTACAATGGTGGCATTGAAGGTTTCACTGCAACAGCAGTGGATCCATTAGAAGAGATGGATATAACCAG TGAGGCTGTAACATCATATGCTCTTCACCTTGAGAGAAAGCATGATGAACTACTTGACTCACTGCTTGAAGTTGGGACATACAAGAAGCTCTATAGCTACCATCATCTGATAAATGGCTTTGCTGTGCACATGTCTCCATTACAG GCAGAGGCCTTGAGGAGGGCTCCTGGGGTTAAATATGTGGAGAAAGATATGAAAGTAAGGAAATTAACAACACACACTCCGCAATTTCTGGGACTGCCGACAGGAGTATGGCCGACTGGCGGTGGATTTGATAGAGCTGGGGAGGACATTGTGATTGGTTTAGTAGATTCAGGAATTTATCCAAAGCATCCGAGTTTCTCTACTAATCACAACACTGAGTCCTATGAACCTCTTCCTCGTTACAAAGGAAAATGTGAAATTGATCCAGGAACTCGGAAGAGTTTTTGTAATGGAAAAATAATTGGAGCTCAACATTTTGCGAAAGCTGCCATTGCTGCAGGAGCATTTAATCCAGCAATCGATTTCGCCTCACCCTTAGACGGTGATGGCCATGGAAG CCATACGGCAGCAATTGCTGCTGGAAATAATGGAGTCCCAGTGAGAATGCATGGTCATGAATTTGGTAAAGCTAGTGGGATGGCTCCGCGTGCCAG GATTGCTGTATACAAGGTTCTATATAGGCTTTTTGGTGGATATGTATCTGATGTGGTGGCAGCTATTGATCAG GCTGTTCGTGATGGTGTCGACGTACTTAATCTATCTGTCGGGCCGAATAGCCCACCGACAGCTACAAGGACCACTTTTCTGAATCCCTTTGATGCAGCTCTTCTTTCGGCTGTAAAAGCAGGAGTGTTTGTTGTCCAAGCAGCTGGAAATGGAGGCCCCTTTCCTAAAACCTTGGTCTCTTTCAGCCCATGGATTATGACTGTAGCTGCTGCGGTGGATGATCGTAGATACAAGAATCACTTGACACTGGGAAATGGACAGATACTACCTGGGCTAGGGCTATCac CTGCTACACATGGGAATAAGTCATTCAACCTGGTTTCCGCAAGTGATGTGCTGCTAGGTTCCTCTGTTGTAAAATACAACCCATTGGACTGCCAAAAGCCAGAGCTTTTGAATAAGAAGTTGGTGGAGGGGAATATTCTTCTGTGTGGATATTCCTTCAATTTCATATCTGGTACGGCATCGATCTCAAAGGTGTCTGACACAGCTAAAAGTCTTGGTGCGGCTGGCTTTATTGTTGCCGTGGAGAATAATTATCCAGGAACAAAGTTTGACCCTGTTCCTGTCAGTGTTCCTGGGATTCTTATCACCGATGTCAGCAAAACAAAG GAGCTTATAGATTACTACAACTGTTCAACGAAAAGAGACTGGGCAGGGCGTCCTGTAAGGTTTGAAGCAACAGGTAGTATTGCCAATGGTTTGGCACCTACACTTTACAATTCAGCCCCCCAGGTTGCTCTGTTTTCCTCCAGAGGACCAGGTGTAAAAGACTTCAGTTTTCAAGATGCCGATGTCCTCAAACCTGATATACTAGCCCCAGGCAATCTCATTTGGGCTGCTTGGGCTCCCAATGGAACAGACGAAGCCAATTATGTTG GAGAAGGATTTGCAATGATATCTGGAACCAGTATGGCTGCTCCCCATATAGCGGGTATTGCTGCACTGATAAAGCAAAAGAACCCTAAGTGGAGTCCAGCTGCTATAAAATCTGCATTGATGACTACAGCCACAATGCTGGATAAAGGGGGAAGGCCTATTAGAGCTCAGCAATATGCTGGAGAAGAGATCATGACGCTTGTGCGGGCTACACCATTTGATTATGGAAGCGGTGCTGTTAATCCGAAGGCTGCACTTGAACCTGGGCTCATTCTTGATGCAG cTCATGAAGACTACATCTCTTTCTTATGCTCCATACCGGGCATCGATCACCATGAAATCTCAAACATCACGGGCTCCAGTTGCAACACCACGAAAACCCATCCATCCGATCTCAACACTCCATCGATCACAATTTCTCATCTCGAAGGCACTCAAACAGTAAAGCGGATGCTGACCAATGTGGCTGATGAGATCGAAACCTATACAATCACCACCAGAATGCCCCCGGAAATTGCATTGGAGGTCAGCCCTCAGGCAATGACAGTGCTCTCAGGAGCATCACGGGAGTTAACAGTAACCCTAACTGTCAGGTCTGTCACGGGCACGTACAGCTTTGGTGAGATCCTCATGAAAGGCGATAGAGGCCACCAGGTGAGGATCCCGGTAGTCGCAATGGGCTTCAATAGGTAA
- the LOC109711211 gene encoding oxysterol-binding protein-related protein 4C-like isoform X1, which translates to MRRRSAPVQVEEEEEAAAAVAAATDEGLTAVLTPPLALDGDRPPNVVQRVFSLFRNVRPGSDLTHFQLPPLFNMPKSQLQLYGEGVYCIGEDYLSKCAKAKSSLERFTSVVAWSISTTRPAIFGLAPFNPILGETHHVSKGTLNVLLEQVAHHPPVSALHATDQEENIQMVWCHNPVPKFHGTSVEAVIHGKRQLRLLSFGENYEMNSPNLLIRILPTPAAEWAGTVRISCKDSGLEAEMCFHRSHSFLGFGGNSRAVKGKIFHSKSLKTIYEIDGLWDRTVSLKDVHSGKFSVLYDAEEAISKLKAPIVKDRESLLLTESAVVWGEVSQAILNKDWERAFQAKRSIEERERKKQRERKSMGEVWIPKHFSLSHTKEGQWECWPLKQAVPPAPIVVPPQDKRI; encoded by the exons atGAGGAGGAGATCTGCACCTGTGCaggttgaggaggaggaggaggcggcggcagctgtGGCGGCGGCGACAGACGAGGGGCTGACAGCAGTGCTGACGCCGCCGCTGGCGCTGGACGGCGACCGGCCGCCGAACGTGGTTCAGCGCGTGTTCAGCCTCTTCCGGAATGTACGGCCAGGATCTGATCTCACCCATTTCCAG CTACCTCCTCTCTTCAACATGCCGAAGTCGCAGCTTCAGCTGTATGGTGAAGGGGTTTACTGCATTGGGGAGGACTATCTTAGCAAGTGTGCTAAAGCGAAGAGCAGCCTCGAAAGATTTACGTCGGTCGTCGCGTGGAGCATATCGACGACGAGGCCTGCGATCTTCGGCTTAGCTCCGTTCAACCCGATCCTCGGAGAAACTCATCATGTTTCAAAAGGAACCCTCAATGTCCTACTTGAGCAG GTTGCACATCATCCTCCAGTATCTGCTCTCCATGCAACTGATCAAGAAGAGAATATACAGATGGTATGGTGCCACAACCCTGTCCCCAAGTTCCATG GAACTAGTGTTGAAGCAGTTATCCACGGAAAGAGGCAGCTAAGGCTTTTGAGCTTCGGCGAGAACTATGAGATGAATTCACCGAACTTGTTAATAAGAATACTTCCTACACCTGCTGCTGAATGGGCAGGAACTGTCAGAATAAGCTGCAAAGATTCAGGTCTAGAAGCCGAAATGTGCTTCCACAGAAGCCATTCTTTCTTAGGCTTCGGTGGGAATTCGAGGGCCGTAAAGGGAAAGATCTTCCACTCCAAGTCATTAAAGACGATATATGAAATCGACGGCCTATGGGACAG AACTGTTTCATTGAAGGATGTTCACAGCGGAAAATTTTCGGTACTTTATGATGCCGAGGAGGCGATATCAAAACTTAAGGCTCCGATTGTAAAGGACCGAGAG AGCTTATTGCTAACTGAATCAGCAGTGGTGTGGGGTGAAGTGAGCCAAGCCATACTGAACAAGGATTGGGAGAGAGCATTCCAAGCAAAGAGGAGcatagaggagagagaaaggaagaagcagagagagagaaagtctatGGGGGAAGTGTGGATACCAAAGCACTTCTCCTTATCCCACACAAAGGAAGGCCAGTGGGAGTGTTGGCCACTGAAACAAGCAGTCCCACCTGCTCCAATTGTTGTCCCACCACAGGATAAAAGAATTTAG